A stretch of DNA from Saccharomycodes ludwigii strain NBRC 1722 chromosome I, whole genome shotgun sequence:
atacgGAAAAAATCAGGGGAAATAGTAAAATCTAATTTGAAAAGATCAAAATCGTTGCCGATAGGCAGAAGCGTCAGTGCAGGCGACAATTCCATTAGCCAACCAAACCACCATGGAAGAAGCAATAGTGTTCATTTTGAAGAAAGCAGACAGGTCAAATACTTTGATGAATTAGAAGCACCATGCAACTTGAAGAATAATACGAATCAAAATACGAGTAGAAGAAAAAGCAAGAAATTTATGAGCACGGCCGCTGCCAACACAAATAAACCCCAGTTTGGGATAAGTCAAAGTGAGAGCAATAATGAATATGCGACTAATAATAGCACTCCTTCCTTTCTTAAGTTTACCGGTTTAGACTGTTCTTTACTAGAAAGTTTGTCTCCCATGAGCGAGATTAACATAGATTTCTGTAAACAATTGATGTGTAATAAGCATGTGTTTCCGTTAACTTTACAAATAGATATGGAATACACTAGCGGCGGTGCACCATTTTATAAACTTTCTGGGTTTATTGTAGTGCAAAATATGTTTTACGACAAACAGGTGATTTTTAGGTACACAATAAATGGATGGCTAACTTGGAAAGACTTACAGTGCAAATGGTTTAAACACTGCGACGATGATGACGTACTTTTAAGTGACTATGATATTTTCCAGTTTGAACTACCCGATATAGACAAAATAGTGCAAGACACAAATGTATTACAATTTTGCTTAGAATATAAAAGCTGGAATAAAGGGGGCGTAGAGCACGTATTTTGGGACAACAATGATTCAAATAACTATACGCTAAAGTTTTCCAGCggtaaacaaaaaaacatatattatCCACAATGAGAAACGCTGAGTTATGAAttgcaaagaaaaaagatgatTGTTACTTGAGTTTAGGTTATGggaattaatttttttttttttgatttttttttttttttttttttttaatttttttttttttcctctttctCCATGTtatgttaattttttattttaatttagtaGCCAAATggctttttttatgttttgctttttattgtagaaatccaaataaaatatatacatttgcATACTTATAATGGTTAATAAGTAAATGGAACAGTGTAAATTATGGGTACAGCTGTTAAGTTATTTTAGTGAtatagtagtagtaatataATCAAACCAATCATTTTTCGATATGCAAGATACTTTTCTaactattttttgtttctagcttttaaaaaaattgagtaAATAAGTGGACAAAATAAGTAAGTAAATAAACGAGTAAACAAATCGAccatgtaatttttttaggcAGTAGTCAATTTAAACCCTCATAGTTAATAAATGGAAcaatgagaaaaaaaaaaaaaaaaacacggaaaaaaaaaatacagcaaaatcaaataacaCTTTTAGATTTCTAAACTAAAAGCTAAGAAAACTTGATTGATTATTACCTCCTCTCCCCCCCTATTTTAATTACgatatttataatacatatacatatatatatatatatatatatcaaataggaaaaaaaaaatacaaaatctATAAACAAATATCAAAAGTATATCTTTTACCCTTTTTTGAGACTTTAGAATCTTTAACCTTTTTTAGTTACTAGACTCCTATATCCTTAGTTCTTAAATCCTCACTTTTACTATAAAACAAAccact
This window harbors:
- a CDS encoding uncharacterized protein (similar to Saccharomyces cerevisiae YER054C | GIP2 | Glc7-Interacting Protein (paralog of YIL045W | PIG2)) → MPYQAATILPIRSVTDNKTIKPIKGCTKPNSFASDTSKVTSAPKNHLSSLSFLHKPKRNRPIRDQMLEDEKLLSLNTELNKIIKQKKNEDIDKGETYYKPSNAKLDNFNIKYFDTTFLGDDEIGPKNEATDIYTSTFDDDDKENAIDDLNDSIKDFRPFNNRSKDDTNERLNIIRKKSGEIVKSNLKRSKSLPIGRSVSAGDNSISQPNHHGRSNSVHFEESRQVKYFDELEAPCNLKNNTNQNTSRRKSKKFMSTAAANTNKPQFGISQSESNNEYATNNSTPSFLKFTGLDCSLLESLSPMSEINIDFCKQLMCNKHVFPLTLQIDMEYTSGGAPFYKLSGFIVVQNMFYDKQVIFRYTINGWLTWKDLQCKWFKHCDDDDVLLSDYDIFQFELPDIDKIVQDTNVLQFCLEYKSWNKGGVEHVFWDNNDSNNYTLKFSSGKQKNIYYPQ